A single Xylella taiwanensis DNA region contains:
- a CDS encoding nitroreductase family protein, with protein MSTLYPLQALDARRSVPSRQLGEPGPDTTTLRRILQSAVRVPDHGKLVPFRFLRITGTAREALGEFLVQRTLELDPQAPQTVLDKERERFSHAPLVIIVVARLQPADNVPEQEQLLTAGCVCFALLQAAQAYGFGAQWLTAWMAYDRRVAEYLNLGPHEHIIGFIHIGTPRLEVPERERPDVDALLHNWTP; from the coding sequence ATGAGCACACTTTATCCGTTACAAGCGTTGGATGCACGTCGCTCGGTACCGTCACGCCAGCTCGGCGAGCCAGGTCCGGACACGACAACGTTGCGACGGATACTACAGTCAGCAGTGCGTGTCCCCGATCACGGGAAGCTTGTGCCGTTTCGGTTTCTACGTATTACCGGTACCGCGCGGGAGGCACTTGGAGAATTTCTGGTACAACGCACCCTGGAACTCGATCCACAGGCACCACAGACCGTGCTGGACAAAGAACGCGAGCGCTTTTCCCATGCTCCGCTGGTAATCATCGTCGTAGCGCGGCTGCAGCCAGCTGATAATGTCCCGGAGCAAGAACAACTGCTGACAGCCGGCTGTGTCTGCTTTGCACTGCTGCAAGCCGCCCAGGCCTACGGCTTTGGTGCTCAGTGGCTCACCGCCTGGATGGCCTATGATCGCAGAGTCGCCGAGTATCTCAACCTTGGCCCACATGAACACATCATCGGTTTTATCCATATCGGCACACCACGCTTGGAAGTCCCCGAACGTGAGCGTCCGGATGTGGACGCATTACTACACAACTGGACACCGTGA
- a CDS encoding DUF1631 family protein — protein MQTPQDAGLISTGLSQLLQELRNVRQPSRMVSKEGRALFPCELLSALSLLQISAQASYQAVVETGLGLAMGLRMQVLQAAAALGVADPSGICLEPADENVLDLVGRLFDAILRDSYFYPEPRMWIGQLLVPVAKVALLDSRLFECDDHPVWRLLTLLIDACNGNNGENSVEQALLMRVCKIVDTVVREFDNDVQLFLTQEATFSVHYEQYLANTQSAKRHVTEPWITKERRQRAHQIADDALKKHLHGHVLPQAIEHFLSRIWFAHVQQVALLNDGHGPALEAVLALGDALLAQWRQASEGRTPERPWLDDERTGIFDAFSIAGMTLAEAKAGFADLQHVLAAATPQSPAIATSAGTQVVDVLLPVPDESATCGLDTATAAYFRGLSLGTWLDFIGLDGRVQSGQLSWVSPISGRLMFVNHLGRRLCVASPEELSTLMCLGRLRLHRDGDALLQCQTVSG, from the coding sequence ATGCAAACGCCCCAGGACGCCGGCTTGATATCGACTGGGTTGAGCCAGTTGTTGCAGGAGCTACGCAATGTGCGGCAACCATCACGTATGGTGTCCAAGGAGGGGCGTGCATTGTTTCCTTGCGAATTGCTGTCAGCGCTGTCGCTCCTGCAGATCTCGGCACAGGCGAGTTATCAGGCGGTGGTCGAGACTGGCCTAGGCTTGGCTATGGGCTTGCGTATGCAGGTTCTGCAGGCCGCTGCTGCACTAGGTGTGGCGGATCCATCCGGGATATGCCTCGAACCTGCGGATGAGAATGTGCTTGATTTGGTTGGGCGGCTGTTCGATGCGATTTTACGTGATAGCTATTTCTATCCCGAACCGCGTATGTGGATTGGGCAGTTGCTGGTGCCAGTTGCGAAGGTTGCATTGCTTGACAGTCGCTTGTTCGAGTGTGATGACCATCCGGTGTGGCGCTTACTGACATTGTTAATAGATGCTTGCAATGGTAACAACGGTGAGAATTCAGTTGAGCAGGCGTTATTGATGCGGGTATGCAAGATTGTGGATACGGTAGTGCGTGAATTTGACAATGACGTGCAGTTGTTCCTGACTCAGGAAGCCACGTTTAGCGTGCATTACGAGCAGTACTTGGCCAATACCCAGAGTGCCAAGCGTCATGTGACAGAACCGTGGATCACCAAAGAGCGACGTCAACGTGCTCATCAGATCGCTGATGATGCACTGAAAAAGCACCTTCATGGGCATGTGTTGCCCCAGGCGATCGAACATTTTCTCAGTCGCATCTGGTTTGCTCATGTACAGCAGGTGGCGTTGCTCAATGATGGTCATGGTCCAGCGCTTGAGGCCGTACTGGCGTTAGGAGATGCATTGCTTGCCCAGTGGCGTCAGGCCAGTGAGGGACGCACGCCGGAGCGGCCTTGGTTGGATGACGAGCGTACTGGCATATTCGACGCTTTCTCTATTGCTGGTATGACGCTGGCTGAAGCTAAGGCCGGGTTTGCTGATTTGCAGCATGTATTGGCGGCGGCTACGCCGCAATCGCCAGCGATCGCCACATCGGCGGGTACTCAGGTTGTTGATGTGCTCCTCCCAGTGCCGGATGAATCGGCTACTTGCGGGTTGGATACGGCTACTGCTGCCTATTTTCGTGGGCTTTCGTTGGGGACGTGGTTAGACTTTATTGGCCTTGATGGTCGCGTGCAAAGTGGCCAGTTATCCTGGGTCAGCCCGATTTCAGGGCGATTGATGTTTGTTAATCATCTTGGTCGTCGTTTGTGCGTGGCCTCACCAGAGGAACTGTCCACGCTGATGTGCTTAGGTCGCTTGCGTCTGCACCGCGATGGAGACGCTTTACTACAGTGCCAAACAGTATCTGGTTGA
- a CDS encoding DUF1631 domain-containing protein has translation MKSTSSLSSIRGRDNRLMEQARALALPEIANAFVRCVECFDTVLFDRAEAVGLSRWVFLDGVHELRRCREDVCMRFREHLDVAWRAFDRKTPLAAELVLTDASQSSLNLLPEHVLESHLAVRHLATVLSRECEHVLACLEWRLGVIAGGVELNANSNPVGPEHIGVAVYKAFGTCELASEVRLLLIKLCERDLLQPLVRLYRILDKQLAKIGDVAQIVRSRLPVIHSTSVATPKEGSEGDEYGEQYASFRAVDFMDRWERNRYRFQVAYRVHEDADVSCGHLGGSQDVLLETLHALLQQTRSQREKVTRAVAVAQRPLSQREILSVLSLLQANPSATLDDKGESLTQRLKREVLSNVIQLGVNPAHAHLDPVDEDAIDLVGMLFDVMLDQCHLEAHSRRLMGRLLVPFVKVALLDRKMFVRKTHPARRLLNALADACNGNVASTPADRALLSKVEEIVKRLVVDFNENLAIFLTLDEEFREFLTQHRRRVEIVERRAAETQCAQEKLRLARVFATKELGKRLNGVELPGAIEAFMRQPWQHYLTMVLLREGEDGAGVAEALAVADGVLEELAQARRRIVAKPWLQAFQPGLLKIFGSVGLHEDTAQVAIAALYDTLHGIAASRPELETPFPEISLLLPTLEQSAFEPGQETVMGEFDAVDADRFRKMEVGTWLDFIETGGKVQTVKLSWISPISGRLLWVDRHGIRFCVASPEELAVMVRQGRLCSRVNDDAFDNAMRVVLDRLNTFSTSSLVH, from the coding sequence ATGAAGTCTACGTCCAGCCTTTCTAGTATTAGGGGGCGTGATAACCGATTGATGGAGCAGGCGCGTGCCTTGGCGTTACCGGAAATTGCCAATGCTTTTGTCCGTTGCGTCGAGTGTTTTGACACTGTGTTGTTTGATCGTGCTGAGGCGGTTGGCCTCTCCCGGTGGGTATTCTTGGATGGTGTCCATGAACTACGCCGATGCCGAGAGGATGTTTGCATGCGCTTTCGCGAGCATCTGGACGTGGCTTGGCGAGCGTTCGATCGTAAGACCCCACTGGCAGCCGAATTGGTGCTGACAGACGCTAGTCAGAGCAGTCTGAATCTGTTGCCGGAGCACGTGTTGGAATCTCATCTTGCTGTGCGTCATCTGGCTACCGTCCTATCGCGTGAATGTGAACACGTATTGGCTTGTTTGGAATGGCGCTTGGGTGTGATTGCTGGGGGGGTCGAGTTGAATGCCAACTCTAATCCGGTCGGCCCGGAGCATATCGGCGTGGCAGTGTATAAGGCTTTTGGCACATGTGAGCTGGCATCAGAAGTACGTCTGCTCCTGATCAAGCTTTGTGAGCGTGATTTGCTCCAACCGCTGGTACGCTTGTATCGCATATTGGACAAACAGCTGGCTAAGATTGGGGACGTGGCCCAGATTGTCAGGTCGCGGCTCCCAGTGATCCACTCGACCAGCGTTGCTACACCTAAGGAGGGTTCCGAGGGAGACGAATACGGTGAGCAATATGCCTCGTTCCGGGCGGTGGACTTCATGGATCGTTGGGAACGAAACCGTTACCGGTTCCAAGTCGCGTACCGGGTGCATGAGGATGCAGATGTTTCCTGTGGCCATCTTGGCGGTAGTCAGGACGTCTTATTGGAAACGCTCCATGCGTTACTGCAGCAGACTCGCAGTCAGCGCGAGAAAGTGACGAGAGCCGTTGCCGTCGCGCAGCGACCACTGAGTCAGCGCGAAATACTTTCTGTACTGTCGCTGCTGCAAGCAAATCCCAGTGCGACGCTTGATGACAAAGGAGAGTCGTTAACGCAGCGGTTGAAGAGAGAAGTGCTGTCCAATGTCATCCAACTTGGGGTGAATCCTGCACATGCGCACCTGGATCCCGTTGATGAAGATGCCATCGATCTGGTGGGTATGTTGTTCGATGTCATGCTGGATCAGTGTCATTTGGAGGCGCATTCTCGGAGGCTGATGGGGCGATTACTAGTGCCATTCGTTAAAGTTGCATTGCTTGATCGCAAAATGTTCGTGCGAAAGACTCATCCAGCGCGACGTTTACTCAATGCATTGGCTGATGCCTGCAATGGCAATGTTGCGAGTACTCCGGCTGACCGCGCGCTGCTGAGCAAAGTCGAGGAGATCGTTAAGCGTCTGGTAGTCGATTTTAACGAGAACTTAGCCATTTTCTTGACTTTGGACGAGGAGTTTCGCGAGTTTCTGACTCAGCACCGGCGTCGGGTCGAGATCGTCGAGCGGCGTGCTGCTGAAACACAATGTGCTCAGGAAAAACTGAGATTGGCACGTGTCTTTGCTACGAAGGAGTTGGGCAAACGCTTGAATGGCGTTGAACTGCCGGGTGCGATCGAGGCCTTTATGCGTCAACCTTGGCAGCATTACCTAACCATGGTCCTGTTGCGCGAGGGCGAAGATGGTGCTGGTGTGGCCGAGGCGCTGGCGGTGGCTGATGGTGTGCTTGAGGAGCTGGCTCAGGCGCGTCGCCGTATCGTTGCCAAACCTTGGTTGCAGGCATTTCAACCGGGGTTGCTGAAGATATTTGGTAGCGTCGGTCTGCATGAGGATACGGCACAGGTGGCGATTGCCGCGCTTTACGACACTTTGCATGGTATTGCCGCATCCAGACCCGAGTTAGAGACGCCGTTCCCCGAGATCAGCCTGTTGCTACCTACTCTAGAGCAGAGTGCATTCGAACCTGGACAGGAGACCGTGATGGGAGAGTTCGATGCTGTCGATGCTGACCGCTTCCGGAAGATGGAGGTTGGTACTTGGTTGGATTTCATCGAAACAGGAGGCAAGGTGCAGACCGTCAAGTTGTCCTGGATCAGCCCGATTTCGGGGCGGTTGCTGTGGGTCGATCGACACGGGATCCGTTTCTGTGTCGCTTCACCGGAAGAATTGGCGGTGATGGTACGGCAGGGGCGATTGTGTTCCCGCGTCAACGACGACGCATTCGACAACGCAATGCGGGTTGTGCTTGATCGCCTTAATACGTTCAGCACCAGCAGCTTAGTGCATTGA
- the sufT gene encoding putative Fe-S cluster assembly protein SufT, which translates to MYSRSSEPVQFERDCEAVMVPQGDSVTLPAGSYGYITQALGGSYTVFVDGNLFRIAGKDGDAIGKEPPPGLQLPEDASDAAVEILVWQQLRSCFDPEIPFNIVDLGLVYEAVLGHRDDGQRTVQVKMTLTAPGCGMGEILVDDVRSKLELIPTVVAANVELVFEPPWSRHMMSESARLETGML; encoded by the coding sequence ATGTATTCTCGTAGCAGCGAACCTGTCCAGTTCGAACGTGACTGCGAAGCCGTGATGGTGCCGCAGGGGGATTCGGTCACCCTCCCCGCGGGTAGTTATGGTTACATCACCCAGGCGTTGGGTGGCAGCTATACGGTGTTTGTGGATGGCAATTTGTTCCGTATTGCTGGTAAGGATGGCGATGCCATTGGCAAAGAGCCGCCCCCAGGGTTGCAACTTCCCGAGGACGCTAGCGACGCAGCAGTGGAAATACTGGTGTGGCAGCAGTTGCGTTCCTGTTTCGATCCGGAGATACCGTTCAATATTGTCGATTTGGGTTTGGTGTATGAGGCGGTATTGGGACATCGCGACGATGGCCAGCGTACGGTCCAGGTCAAAATGACCTTGACTGCTCCGGGGTGCGGTATGGGTGAGATATTGGTTGACGATGTGCGTTCTAAATTGGAGTTGATTCCAACGGTTGTTGCAGCCAATGTCGAACTCGTCTTCGAGCCACCTTGGAGCCGCCACATGATGTCTGAAAGTGCACGTCTTGAGACCGGTATGCTTTGA
- a CDS encoding branched-chain amino acid aminotransferase, translated as MPVSFAITRSSSPRAADELSMLLEAPGFGVHFTDHMIAIAWDKDHGWHDAQVRAYGPLLLDPAAAVLHYGQEIFEGIKAYRHADGSIWTFRPHDNGRRLQRSATRLALPELPVELFTESLRQLIAVDGRWVPSAPETSLYFRPFILATEAYLGVRAARQASYYLIASPAGPYFAKGVAPVSIWLSTDYARAARGGTGAVKCGGNYAASLLPQQLAQAQGCSQVLFLDPVEGKYLEELGGMNVFLVYRDGTLVTPALSGSILEGITRQSILQLARDRGMCVEERKVAIEEWKQGVVSGAISEVFACGTAAVITPIGELKAEGFSVGDRNAPPGAVTMSLRKELTDIQYGRLPDRYGWMMRLKE; from the coding sequence GTGCCTGTCTCTTTCGCTATCACCCGTTCATCTTCACCCCGCGCTGCTGACGAGCTATCTATGCTCTTGGAAGCCCCAGGGTTTGGGGTGCATTTCACCGATCATATGATTGCGATCGCCTGGGATAAGGACCATGGTTGGCACGACGCGCAGGTACGTGCATATGGGCCGTTGCTGCTAGATCCTGCCGCTGCGGTCCTGCATTACGGGCAGGAGATCTTCGAAGGTATCAAAGCCTATCGGCATGCTGATGGCTCCATCTGGACCTTCCGCCCGCATGACAATGGTCGCCGTTTGCAGCGTTCGGCCACACGATTGGCACTGCCAGAGTTGCCGGTGGAACTGTTTACGGAATCGTTGCGTCAACTCATCGCCGTGGATGGTCGCTGGGTGCCTTCCGCACCGGAGACCAGCCTGTATTTTCGTCCTTTCATTCTTGCCACAGAGGCTTATTTGGGTGTACGTGCTGCACGGCAAGCCTCTTACTACCTGATCGCTAGCCCTGCCGGCCCGTATTTCGCTAAAGGCGTCGCTCCCGTGTCGATCTGGTTGTCGACCGACTACGCACGTGCTGCCAGGGGAGGGACGGGGGCGGTCAAGTGCGGGGGCAATTATGCCGCTTCGCTGCTACCGCAGCAGTTGGCGCAGGCCCAGGGATGCTCGCAGGTCCTGTTTCTCGATCCGGTTGAAGGCAAGTACCTGGAGGAACTGGGAGGCATGAATGTGTTTTTGGTCTACAGGGACGGCACCTTGGTCACACCAGCATTGTCCGGCAGCATCCTCGAAGGCATCACCCGCCAGAGCATCTTGCAGCTTGCCCGTGACCGAGGGATGTGTGTTGAGGAACGCAAGGTGGCGATTGAGGAGTGGAAACAGGGGGTGGTCTCCGGGGCGATCAGCGAAGTATTTGCCTGCGGCACGGCTGCAGTGATCACTCCAATTGGTGAATTGAAAGCGGAGGGCTTTTCCGTCGGAGACCGCAACGCACCGCCTGGTGCAGTCACCATGTCGTTGCGTAAGGAACTGACCGACATCCAATACGGCCGTCTGCCAGATCGCTATGGGTGGATGATGCGTTTGAAGGAATGA
- the fis gene encoding DNA-binding transcriptional regulator Fis — translation MNVVPSRPEVSRGTSKSPLREHVAQAVRRYLRDLDGCDANDLYGMVLREMEIPLFVEALNHCEGNQSRAAALLGIHRATLRKKLKEYGLI, via the coding sequence TTGAACGTAGTACCCTCCCGTCCTGAAGTCAGCCGTGGCACCTCAAAGTCCCCCCTACGTGAACATGTAGCTCAGGCGGTCCGCCGTTATCTGCGCGATCTCGACGGCTGCGATGCCAACGATCTCTATGGCATGGTGCTGCGCGAAATGGAGATTCCCCTATTTGTGGAAGCGTTGAACCATTGTGAAGGCAATCAGAGCCGTGCTGCTGCACTGCTTGGCATTCATCGCGCCACGCTGCGGAAGAAACTCAAGGAGTACGGATTAATCTGA
- a CDS encoding DUF3426 domain-containing protein gives MNQLPPSLVRFLRSQSSPPPTATASTNNAPLLETGIATPPSETTPQPASSHIPNANAAETPTFAHPIQNVLATQRSRYLYGLLIAILTLTLVLQVLLADRARLAGDAAWRPLLNKLCIVLRCSLPAWHEPTAFTMLQRSVQPLPGYPGVLQIQASFRNDARWDQAWPYLQLSLSDADGKVIGSNTFTPGEYLGHPPHPKERLAPGQGAHITFRVHEPEANTAAFTFEFR, from the coding sequence ATGAATCAGCTGCCACCTTCCCTGGTTAGATTTCTCCGCTCACAATCGTCCCCCCCACCAACCGCCACCGCATCTACCAACAATGCACCGTTGCTTGAAACCGGAATAGCAACACCGCCTTCTGAAACCACGCCCCAGCCGGCCTCCTCGCACATACCAAACGCAAACGCTGCGGAGACACCGACCTTTGCACATCCGATACAAAACGTCTTGGCGACGCAGCGCAGCCGATATCTGTACGGTCTGCTGATCGCCATCTTAACCCTTACACTGGTCTTGCAGGTGTTACTCGCTGACCGCGCACGCCTCGCCGGCGATGCGGCGTGGCGGCCATTGCTTAACAAACTCTGCATCGTGTTGCGGTGCTCACTGCCGGCTTGGCATGAACCGACAGCCTTTACGATGCTACAACGTAGCGTCCAGCCGCTGCCTGGATACCCCGGTGTACTGCAAATCCAAGCCAGCTTCCGCAATGATGCACGCTGGGATCAGGCTTGGCCGTACTTGCAACTATCACTGTCCGACGCCGATGGCAAAGTGATCGGCAGCAACACTTTCACACCGGGTGAGTATCTGGGTCACCCTCCGCATCCCAAGGAGAGGCTGGCCCCCGGTCAAGGCGCGCATATCACTTTCCGCGTACATGAGCCGGAAGCAAACACGGCTGCTTTCACCTTCGAATTCCGCTAA
- a CDS encoding helix-turn-helix domain-containing protein, whose amino-acid sequence MSKLFERIREARRMSGLTQEALAGELGVSRSAVAQWEMEQGTAPSVENLIRLARRSGLSFEYLATGRGEPYYGPSVSAIAEPVPAYQKFDPQQKQLLEQFAKLTPRQRHGLLELLTTPFDTRRR is encoded by the coding sequence GTGAGCAAACTTTTCGAACGCATCCGCGAGGCTCGCCGTATGTCCGGTCTGACCCAAGAAGCGTTGGCTGGTGAGCTTGGAGTCTCGCGCAGTGCAGTTGCCCAGTGGGAGATGGAGCAAGGTACCGCACCGTCTGTGGAGAATCTGATTCGCTTGGCGCGCCGTAGTGGTCTGTCGTTCGAATATCTGGCCACAGGACGTGGCGAGCCTTACTACGGTCCATCAGTGAGCGCTATCGCTGAACCAGTGCCGGCCTACCAGAAGTTCGATCCACAACAGAAACAGTTGCTAGAGCAGTTCGCCAAACTCACGCCGCGGCAACGCCACGGGCTGCTCGAGTTGCTCACTACCCCGTTTGACACGCGCCGCCGCTGA
- a CDS encoding O-antigen ligase family protein, translated as MLKPPGGLAWTRMGAEIGLLLFGALAITLPAGLAPFGLVLTTTSLLCFDQLRRTASEIAVPLRILFVLALGVLVLSALSIMVTHLELRDLDSRTRFLLLPWSVLWVYALRPRQQWFWGGAALGVFGVLLLAVVQIWRGDTRAEGWGNAIVLADLTMALAIVVVFARPKGCWLLPSLVLLACGVVIVLSGSRGVLLAMAVVLFMLALSVRWASLRVRLLLLAGLVLGGSTLAWGVPQLTEQMRLIELKADMHRLESGDSDSSTGARLERLQVAYATFLSKPLTGVGIGHFDRAMTLLPVCRSGVWLARCHLRHAHNDLAEWAATQGVPGLLVILAIYGVPFALLLRLYWASGRKRFHGPAATGMMLVVAYILCGMTQSMFAHQVSTSFYAVAVGLCIGLALREVSAQRSL; from the coding sequence ATGCTAAAACCCCCAGGTGGCTTGGCTTGGACGCGCATGGGTGCTGAGATTGGCCTGTTGTTATTCGGTGCTCTAGCCATCACCCTGCCAGCCGGGCTTGCCCCTTTTGGCTTAGTGTTGACGACGACGAGTTTGCTGTGTTTCGACCAATTGCGTCGTACCGCGTCGGAAATTGCGGTGCCGCTGCGTATTTTGTTTGTATTGGCGCTGGGTGTGTTGGTCCTGTCGGCACTGTCTATTATGGTCACGCATCTGGAACTGCGTGATTTGGATAGCAGGACACGCTTCCTGCTGTTGCCCTGGTCTGTTTTGTGGGTTTATGCGTTGCGACCGCGCCAGCAATGGTTCTGGGGTGGCGCGGCTTTGGGTGTGTTTGGGGTTCTGCTGCTGGCCGTGGTTCAGATATGGCGTGGCGACACACGTGCCGAAGGTTGGGGTAATGCCATTGTGCTTGCCGATCTCACCATGGCTCTGGCAATCGTGGTGGTGTTTGCGCGCCCTAAGGGATGTTGGTTGCTGCCGTCGCTGGTGTTACTTGCTTGCGGTGTCGTGATCGTGCTCAGCGGTAGCCGTGGGGTTTTGCTGGCAATGGCCGTGGTGTTGTTTATGTTGGCTCTGAGCGTACGTTGGGCCAGCTTGCGTGTCCGCCTGCTGCTGCTCGCTGGTTTGGTGCTGGGAGGCAGTACGTTGGCTTGGGGGGTACCGCAGCTCACTGAACAGATGCGGTTGATCGAACTGAAGGCCGACATGCACCGTCTGGAGAGTGGTGACAGCGATTCTTCTACAGGCGCGCGTCTGGAGCGTCTTCAAGTGGCCTATGCCACGTTCTTGAGCAAGCCCTTGACGGGTGTTGGTATCGGTCACTTCGATCGTGCGATGACTCTGTTACCAGTGTGCCGTAGTGGTGTGTGGTTGGCGCGTTGCCATCTGCGGCACGCCCACAATGATCTGGCCGAATGGGCCGCGACCCAGGGGGTGCCTGGATTACTGGTGATCCTGGCGATTTACGGTGTGCCGTTTGCATTATTACTACGTCTTTACTGGGCGAGTGGCCGTAAGCGCTTCCATGGTCCGGCGGCGACGGGGATGATGCTGGTGGTGGCCTACATTTTATGTGGTATGACTCAGTCGATGTTTGCGCATCAGGTCAGCACGAGTTTCTATGCGGTGGCGGTTGGCCTGTGTATTGGTTTGGCGTTGCGTGAGGTGAGCGCGCAGCGGTCTCTATAA
- a CDS encoding glycosyltransferase family 2 protein, protein MRIEREDHTPQSEAAVLLPMSLVVMTYNEAANIARCLDSVPFVSEKLVVDCGSADDTVAIARAHGARVIEQPWLGFGPQRNFASGQAAYDWILVLDADEFLSDTLRAECLRRLPALLAEDRLAAIWLRRSTWYMGAPMRWYRPMVGERLARLYHRDRARWSEVRVHESLRFDAPSAEFMAPFNHLHNPTLVHKYLKVLRYAELKALDWHSKAQAARMWQAPLVFVAAFLKDYVLRLAMLDGWRGFVVAQTAASYALYKRMRYYEMLRNPDSIQQAHAHLCKHRLEHE, encoded by the coding sequence ATGCGAATCGAGCGAGAGGATCACACGCCCCAGTCAGAGGCGGCTGTACTGTTACCGATGAGTCTGGTGGTGATGACCTACAACGAAGCGGCTAATATTGCTCGCTGCCTGGACAGCGTGCCGTTTGTCTCTGAGAAACTTGTAGTGGATTGCGGCAGCGCGGATGACACCGTGGCGATCGCACGCGCTCATGGCGCCCGCGTCATCGAGCAACCGTGGCTGGGGTTCGGGCCGCAGCGCAACTTTGCTTCTGGGCAAGCGGCGTACGATTGGATCCTGGTACTTGATGCTGACGAATTCCTTTCGGACACATTGCGAGCCGAATGTTTACGACGCTTGCCGGCGCTACTGGCGGAAGACCGGCTGGCCGCCATTTGGCTGCGCCGCAGTACCTGGTACATGGGAGCGCCGATGCGTTGGTACCGGCCGATGGTGGGTGAGCGCCTCGCCCGGCTCTATCATCGTGACCGTGCCCGTTGGAGTGAAGTGCGTGTCCATGAATCGCTGCGCTTCGATGCTCCCAGTGCCGAGTTCATGGCCCCGTTCAATCATCTGCACAATCCGACGCTGGTGCACAAATACTTGAAGGTGTTGCGCTATGCCGAGTTAAAAGCATTGGATTGGCATAGCAAGGCGCAGGCTGCGCGCATGTGGCAGGCTCCATTGGTCTTTGTGGCTGCTTTCTTAAAGGATTATGTGCTCCGCTTGGCGATGCTCGATGGCTGGCGTGGTTTCGTGGTGGCGCAGACGGCTGCCAGTTATGCCCTCTACAAGCGGATGCGTTACTACGAGATGTTGCGCAATCCTGACTCGATTCAACAAGCACACGCACACTTGTGTAAGCATCGTCTGGAGCATGAATGA
- a CDS encoding CDP-glycerol glycerophosphotransferase family protein, with protein sequence MSKKHYLLYGSERYALAILRPLQAAIRARGDEVAWFFDGPGAADLTADEPLLSVAQVRAWKPYAVITSSNAVPHFFPGVKVEVFHGFNAGKPRHVYSRGFFDLYCTTGLRDTAAFGELARTLGHFTVKETGWPKLDPFMARMGETLPSVRQPPVILYHSTFSPSWSAAGLLYDEVKRLSLRGQWRWIVTFHPKMSPDVVARYRALESDYLHFADNDNILELFPHVDMMCSDTSSALNEFLLTYKPVVTFKNRNPGPQLIDIDDPTQFEPAIRRALSRPPDVMAAIRTYADAIHPYRDGRSSERVLEAIEVFVAEGGRNRRPKPLNLWRKFKLRKRIGYWGPAWL encoded by the coding sequence ATGAGCAAGAAGCATTATCTGTTGTACGGATCGGAACGCTATGCACTGGCGATCCTGCGTCCACTGCAGGCAGCGATTCGTGCACGTGGCGACGAAGTAGCATGGTTTTTTGATGGTCCAGGTGCGGCGGACCTTACGGCTGACGAGCCGCTGCTCAGTGTGGCGCAGGTGCGTGCCTGGAAGCCATATGCAGTGATCACGAGTAGTAACGCGGTGCCGCACTTTTTCCCAGGGGTGAAGGTCGAGGTTTTTCATGGCTTTAATGCGGGCAAGCCGCGCCATGTCTATAGCCGTGGTTTCTTTGACCTGTATTGCACCACTGGCCTGCGTGACACCGCTGCATTCGGTGAGCTGGCCCGTACACTCGGCCACTTTACAGTGAAAGAGACCGGCTGGCCGAAGCTCGATCCGTTTATGGCCAGGATGGGTGAAACACTGCCTTCAGTACGCCAGCCGCCGGTGATTCTCTACCATTCCACGTTTTCGCCGTCGTGGAGTGCGGCTGGCCTCCTTTACGATGAGGTCAAGCGTCTGTCGTTGCGTGGTCAGTGGCGCTGGATTGTGACTTTCCATCCGAAGATGAGCCCAGATGTCGTTGCGCGCTATCGTGCTTTGGAGAGTGATTATCTGCATTTTGCCGATAACGATAATATTCTTGAGCTGTTTCCGCATGTCGACATGATGTGTTCGGATACTTCTTCGGCGCTTAACGAATTCCTGTTGACCTACAAGCCAGTGGTGACTTTCAAAAACAGAAATCCTGGGCCGCAACTGATCGATATTGATGACCCGACTCAGTTCGAGCCGGCAATCCGGCGTGCGTTATCCCGACCACCGGACGTGATGGCTGCGATCCGCACGTATGCAGATGCGATCCATCCATACCGAGATGGTCGTTCTAGTGAGCGTGTGCTTGAGGCAATCGAGGTGTTCGTTGCTGAGGGAGGGCGTAATCGTCGCCCGAAGCCGTTGAATCTCTGGCGTAAGTTCAAACTGCGTAAACGCATTGGCTATTGGGGGCCTGCTTGGCTGTGA